Proteins encoded by one window of Cloeon dipterum chromosome 2, ieCloDipt1.1, whole genome shotgun sequence:
- the LOC135935222 gene encoding uncharacterized protein LOC135935222, whose protein sequence is MGNLCSCCKKQGKDPPKDGKGEDKSSNEKKPDGMEIPSIADEELQYIDEEPPNESKKQPEVIPDAITLSSMCNYYAIMDCTPATVKKALDVDERLPEFVSPGAWDSR, encoded by the exons GGAAAGGACCCGCCCAAAGATGGGAAGGGGGAGGACAAATCATCAAACGAGAAGAAACCTGATGGCATGGAGATCCCGAGCATAGCCGACGAGGAGCTGCAGTACATCGACGAGGAGCCGCCGAACGAGAGCAAGAAGCAACCCGAG GTCATCCCCGACGCCATCACACTCTCCTCCATGTGTAATTACTACGCCATTATGGACTGCACGCCTGCAACTGTGAAGAAAGCATTGGACGTCGATGAACGCCTGCCAGAATTTGTGTCGCCCGGTGCTTGGGACTCGAGGTGA